CATTCGGTTGCATTTGAATTCGCTGTGGCTTGCTTCTTGATTGATTTTCACTTGAGGGTGACTGATAACATTGGTTTCATCTTGGTTTTAAGTAGGAGGTAATCTGTATATTTCTATTTTTTGCTTATAGAGGGTGACTGATAACATTGCTTTCTTTATTCAATTGTTCAATTCCATATTGTTTCCGCCATCATTTGTTATATTACATAAAGTGTTTGTAGCTGTTGACAAATTTTCTAGACATCTAGTGCCTTTTATTCCTCTTCCATATTGAAATTTGAAAATAATTGCTATGCATATATGAAGAGCACACTACACACGTATAAGTTTACTTTTACATCATTGCCATCTTCCTTTGATTGTAGTTATGAGCTCTAAAGGGTCTTAAACCAGACCTTTCATtttggcaaagaaggaagctagTGAGAGACGGACCGATTTAATAGCTGAGCATGTGATTTATGATGTTCTCTGTGCTGCTTGGAGTAAACATTATATAAGGTTAAGATATAATGTAGATAATGGATTTGAGGCATCATAGGCTGTAGTGGTGCTCTGTATCCCATCACATTTTGAGGCTATGCCTTCTTTTATTTGATTCTCTGCTGGATAACACATTTATCTTGACcataaaaagaaagaagaatcataaaGTACCTTGTGTCTGagaattgaaatagctttctaagtgtttttaatgttttgaaggtTGTTCCTTCTCATTCTATTGGTTTAATTTGTGTTATCTTTCGAAATAGGTACTGCAAGCGTGCCAAACGAATCTTCAATGAACTTCAAGAACAACCATTTGTGGTGGAGCTTGATCTTCGAGGTAATTTGTCAATACCCCTCCCCTGAAAACTGTCAAAAGaaatgaaaataaagtaaaatactTGAAAACTATTCATGGAAGAAAACACAGTTTTCATTGACTATTCATTGCCTATTTGTGCTTCCTCCTCCTAAGAACTTTAATTAGTCTAGATTGATTGTCACATCTTGTGATGGAAATTTATGGATTTGTTTCAAACGTACGATATATCTGTTCAGATGATGGCGGTCGTATTCAAGATGTCCTTCTAGATCTGGTGGGCCGCAGCACAGTCCCACAAGTGTTTGTGAATGGGAAGCATATTGGTGGTTCAGATGGTAGGCTTTGTGATTGCAGTTGTCCGGTTCCTGCTCTCCTGACCTGATATTTATCAGCTTGTAACATTTGATTCTTCTTGTTTTTGATTGTTTTCATTTGTTTGTTGGCTTCTTATTAGATCTCCAAAATGCTGTCAAAAGTGGGCATTTGCAAAATCTTCTTAAGAAAGAGTAAAGTACTAAAAGCCGAGAGATTCAAGCTTTCTGAAGTCCTGAAGCTGCAATGTATTCTTGGAGAGCTCAGTTAAGTTCAGTAGGTCCAAATCTAAGCTAGAAATTTGTATGTTGATATGCTGTTCGTTTTGTTTCTTATGCTGAATTTGTGGTATTTGGACAAAAGACAAGGGATTTGAACTTAATTCCAGAGCTTATGTCCTTCACTGTCTATAACTTTCAGCATGCAGTGCTAGTAGGTTGTTTACAAATGAACAAAAGTAAAACGGAATGGGATAACACATAACCGTGGAACTAGAGAAATTGTCTAATACAGATTTTGCTCCTGTTCCAATTATGtcgttcaaatttcaaaatttggTATGCAATTTTATGGCCATCTAGGTTCTAGAACCAGTGGATAATCTTCTGAGCAAATGGCATGATGAAAAACTTGAAGATCCAAATTGTGTATAGAGACATAAGAACGACGAGATGCCATGATTGGCACATAACGAGACCTGTTAACTCAAAAGTCTTTTAATTCATCTAGAGAATACCCAGTGGGCCTAATTAGTTAAATTTGATAAGTACCGCTAAGTGCCATTTTTCATGAGCTCTGCTGATCCATTCACATTTCAATAGAATGATTTGGTGAGGGTAGATTAAGTGCTATGATCCATTGAAGGTGTCATGCCAAGTCAACTCAAATTTGTCTGACTTCTAATTTACCTTTGTCAAAGGTAACTCAATGCTGTCTGATTTTGAATCTATCCTTGTTAAAGAAATTTTTTGTTCCGTCTGACTTTTAATCTATCTTTGTCAAAGCAACGCATGACAAACTATTAAACCAATCTTATAGCTGGCCAACTGAATTGGTTGAGGAAACCTATCTTCTACTAGAAACACCATGTTTGTCCGATTTGGATGCGTTAAGCATGCTGTTAGCATTATCAAACGCTCTGTGGGATTAATAGTTgcattatttataaatttttttatGGAACTGTCTCTTAGTTAAAAGCATAGCTTTTATCCATGCGCTTCAAATTGTTACCTttctcaaaaaacaaaaaaacattcGCTTCAAATTCACTCTGAGTTCGCTCCAAAAGACGTAGGCATCAAAACTCAGCGATCAAGCACTCACTCCAAAAAGCAGTTTGTTCTCTTTGTTGTCCTTTTGATGGTAGTTGTCTTGGACAAAAATGAAGTTGGTGAGTCGAAAACAATACAAACAATCCGCACAGAAAAAAGGAAAAGTGAcaaagaagagaagagaaaaatgATAAGGGTTAGGATTCATGTTTGAAGAAGAGATTCAAAGATAGGGAACTTCAGTTCTTTGTCACTGTAATTATGTATTTGTATGCTAAGTGTAAACATTAACCTTGTAATTAATCAATAACAGCAGCTACGGCATTTGCCCTGCAGCACTTTGCCTTCTTTATCTATCAAACTATAAATAAACaactaaaaaaaatagaaatgaaaaataaataacaaaAGCTACGGCAGCAGCTGTTTGCCTGCTCGCAGCAGTATATGAAGACCTTTAGGCTACAAAACAGGAATTGCTTGTTGTGATTGCTACAGAGTACGAACTGCGAACCACAGATTTAAATGATTTGATACTCTCCTGACTCTAGTCAGGTGGGTGCAGCAGAAGCGTTTGGCCGCCAAAATGTCTTCTCTGCACTTAGTATTCCAACTTGGTTCTGGGAGATGGTCTTCCGGATTTCCCAATGCAGAGACTTGAGTAAGTTTTCTACTTCCTTGGTTGTGGCAGAGTCGTCACGGACAATCAATTTACCTCCTGGTCTAACTATTCTGTCAACCTCTGCCATTACAGCAACAATTTTGCACCTACAAAATGCCACATGAAAGTCATTAGTCCACTGTAGAAGAGGACTATGGTTCTACTCCATTAACTACTATTACCTCTTCTTCAACTGGGAGAAAAGATGATCAGCATGTAGAAGATCGTATGTCCTTGGGTATGTACTAAATGATTCACACCAATCATGATAAATTCCAAAAAGACCACGCTCATATATTATTGGAAGTGTATCTGGAGCATTGACATTCACCACATTCAACACCCACATTTTCAGATCTCTAAGTGCCGCAGCAAACCTGTTATAATTATAGGAGCCTTTTATCGGTACTCTTTTTCGTGCATATTGGACAAAAGTAAGAAGAAAGAAGTCAGTTACCCTCCATACACTGCTCTCATGTCCATGGCGTTTCTCACATTTGACCAGCTAATTCCCAATCCGTTCATATACACCTTGCTTACCAAACGTTTCCAATGTTCTAAATCTGCTGCAAAGTCATCTGGCGCTGGTTTTCCATAAATTCCAACTTGTGATTTGTTTAGCCAGTAAGGAGGCGTCTTCAGTCGCTCCGGCCACTCTACAGGCCACCTATatcctctttccttttctttactTGGCACCTTATGCATACATGAATGGAAGGGGACATACCTGAAACATGTGTAATCCAATCTCATTAAAAGTTGGTAAGCATTTCTCATATATATGGAAATTACAGTCTAATTCTTCGTAGATATCATAAATAGTATTGGCAGGGAGATTTCACCGAATAAACAAAATTTTGTAGGAAGAAAATTTCTTAGTCTATTGTTACAGTGAGCTTACCAGGCAGCATTAGGATCATCTTCTGGTTTACACATTGGaggtttgttttgttttctttgaTCGTAGCATTCATTTGTGTCTGGTTTGTGGTAGATGGCAACACCAACAGAGTTTAGTTTGTCCTTCTTTATGGTTACAAGCTCCCAGCACATGGCCACCGTCAAGCTAGACATTTCTGGTAATAGAGAGCCGAAGAAGGGGAAAGAAAAAATAAACGCGTCAATTTAACTCTCTAATAGCATTAAGGGAAAGAGATGATTAGGATTTTACCCTTCCATATCTCGACATCTTCTTCAAGAGTTTGGTAGACAGGAGTTGCAGACCAGGCAAAGTAACCTCCGGGGCGAAGGACACGATTCAATTCCAGGAGAAGAGCACCACCTTCATTGCAAATTTAAACTTTATTAAGGAATTCATATGCGCAACTCAAAGGCAAAGTCCAAATGGGACTTGACTGTTCAAATAGCTCTAAATAATAATATTGTGTAGGAAACACCTTCCTCATGCCAAGGGACTCTGCAGCGTGCACAATGCACAAGGTCAAAAACTCCACTTGGAAATGGCAACCTCTGAGTACCCATCACGGCAGATATTGCAGGTATTCCCCTTTCCAGTGCGAATTGAACTTGTGCCTCATGTTCATCTTTAGGTGCGAAAGACATTGCAAGAACGTCTCTCTCGAAAAGATAACCACCAAAACTAGCTACTCCACAGCCAACATCTAACACTACTCTAGTGCGCTTTCCCCATGCTATATCCGGAACTGCCTACAACCGCCAGTTGATTGACATAAATTACAGCATCAATGAAATGTCAAATTTAGTATCTTCTAGGAGTAGTAATTAGTTTTAAAATGTTCTTTTACTTTTTTGGTTGATCATCCTATGATGTTGTGTAGTAGAGGCCATAGCGAACATCTTTAGTCACTATCCTGATATTAGTGTTTCATCATAGCTGTATTGTTGTTTTTGTAGTCCTTGGTGATGGATAACATACCTCTTGTACAAAATCAAGGTAATGCAATGCTCCATGGATAAACTGAGTACCTCCACCTGGGAAAGTTAGGAATTCACCAGAAACCTTCACCCAGTTTTGGTGGCCCTTCACCTCTGCTAACAATGTATGAGGCACATTATGGTACCATATCTGGATAAAAGGCAGAAATACTCAAAAGATTAACATTTTCCTGGTCCATATTAAGTAAAAAAGTAGTAGTTAAAATAGACAACTAACTACCTTATCTCTGCTTTTGGGCCACTCAATTGGCCTCTTGTATCCCTGAGGCAAGGAGACTAGACAGGTAGGAGGTTCCTGAGGACAATGTCTTTCACGATGTTCATAATGCTTTGTGGTTTTTAGCTTCTTTATTGCTTCTTCATTGTCTAAACATGGTATGTAGTCTGCACCAGCTTCCGCCTTGCACAGCTGCCAATTCTGTTCCGGAACGCTGCTGTCTTGATTATTTGTTCCGACTGTTCGTCTTTCTTTCTGGTTCACTGACTGATCGGCTTGTGTCGACCAGGCCTTCTTTGATTCTTTAGACTCTTTTGGTACAATGATTTCTGTCTTGTGATTTTCATTCTTCGGAACAGGTAGGTTATTAGTTAAGTTTACGGGAGCCTTATGATCATTTTGAACCTTAACATCTTCTTTTAATATATTAGGTGCTTCGTCATGTTTGATTTGATCTTTACTCGTTACCCCTTGAGTATGTTCTTCTAATTGTTTCTGTTGCTGTTGCATTTGGTCATCTTCCTGTTGTTGATGCTGCTCAAGTCGTTTTTGTTGCTCGTGATCTGACAATATGTTCTTGGCGTTATCTGTTGAAACTCCATGGGCATCATTTCCTGAATCCAAAGAGACATCCTCTTCAGCCTTTTCTTTTCCGGTTGTTGCCTTTCCGACTCCTGCAGTTATTTGCTCAGCTTCTTGCCTGTGAGTGATGGAACTTTCCTCGGAAGTTTGTGTCTCCAATTGTTTCTGCTTCTCTTGCTCTTCAATTGATTCGGTTCCACGCAATCCCTGAGAGTTCTCTGCCACAGCTAGATTTCCATTTTTCTTCTCATCCTCCGGTTTTCCATTTTCACTATTCCCATTGAAACTATCTCCACCTCCAGAATCCTTTGTAATATCTGTTGAGACATCTGTTTGGAGCTTGTCAATTTCGTTAGTATCCTGAGGCCGGTTAGCATCACCAGTTTTAAGGGCATCATCAGGAAGGTCTCCTTGTGTGTCTTTGAAAACAGGAGGTGTTTTAGCACTATTAGAAATGGTCTTGTGGGCATTCATAATGGTGGAAGCAAAAGAAGAAGATGCAGAAGAGGTAGAATCGGTCGACGTTCGAGTGGTGGATTTGGGAGGAACAACAGAGGTGGAGGTGAGAAGCCATACTCCCAACACACATAATGAAACAAAGATGATAGTAGTAATAGTTGATGAGTACGAAGAAGAGGATGGTCTTCTGCCCAAACGAGCTCTTGTTgttggcatttttttttttggtttatttggATTACATTCAATTGTTGTGGCTTTAGCTCCTTTGGTTATGCCCCTTTGGTTATGCAATAATAGACTTTATGTTGAGGTTGGTTAAAAGAAATGAAAGcaagaagtgggaaatgagatgAGAGGATTCAGTTTGTTTTGTGGAGGGAGATGAAAGCCATATAAAGAGAGAAATAGTCCAACTTGGATTATCATTGATCCAATAGAGTAGGGAAAGGAAACAACGTCTTACACTCATTTAATAACTTTTAACCAAAATAATGTATTTGTTAAGCAAATTAGCAGATCTAATTCAAATTTTTAAAGCAACCAAAATTATATTCTTCGGCGTTGGCAGCAGCAACGTGTTATACTCATTTACTGCTCCAACGACAAACAAAACTGTTTTGGTTACTTTTAAAAATTtgtattaattttatttaaaacttattattttgGTTAAGAATTCCTCATTAACTCCTTGGATAGGGGTGGGAGGAACTTTtttaattgaaaaataaataaataaataaataaataaataaataaggagacgtctgtacttaagTTGTACTCAGAATGTTGACAGGTAAATGTGTACATAcgtggtttggttcgatttttttaTTTACCAAACGAAGTCAATTATATAGGTTTGTTTAAATTcataaatcaaatcaaatcaagaaaattcagtttttttagGTCTCGATTTTTTCAGTTTGAAGTGGTTTTTTCAA
Above is a genomic segment from Lycium barbarum isolate Lr01 chromosome 12, ASM1917538v2, whole genome shotgun sequence containing:
- the LOC132624823 gene encoding LOW QUALITY PROTEIN: probable methyltransferase PMT27 (The sequence of the model RefSeq protein was modified relative to this genomic sequence to represent the inferred CDS: deleted 2 bases in 1 codon; substituted 2 bases at 2 genomic stop codons) produces the protein MPTTRARLGRRPSSSSYSSTITTIIFVSLCVLGVWLLTSTSVVPPKSTTRTSTDSTSSASSSFASTIMNAHKTISNSAKTPPVFKDTQGDLPDDALKTGDANRPQDTNEIDKLQTDVSTDITKDSGGGDSFNGNSENGKPEDEKKNGNLAVAENSQGLRGTESIEEQEKQKQLETQTSEESSITHRQEAEQITAGVGKATTGKEKAEEDVSLDSGNDAHGVSTDNAKNILSDHEQQKRLEQHQQQEDDQMQQQQKQLEEHTQGVTSKDQIKHDEAPNILKEDVKVQNDHKAPVNLTNNLPVPKNENHKTEIIVPKESKESKKAWSTQADQSVNQKERRTVGTNNQDSSVPEQNWQLCKAEAGADYIPCLDNEEAIKKLKTTKHYEHRERHCPQEPPTCLVSLPQGYKRPIEWPKSRDKIWYHNVPHTLLAEVKGHQNWVKVSGEFLTFPGGGTQFIHGALHYLDFVQEAVPDIAWGKRTRVVLDVGCGVASFGGYLFERDVLAMSFAPKDEHEAQVQFALERGIPAISAVMGTQRLPFPSGVFDLVHCARCRVPWHEEGGALLLELNRVLRPGGYFAWSATPVYQTLEEDVEIWKGKILIISFPXCYXRVKLTFIFSFPFFGSLLPEMSSLTVAMCWELVTIKKDKLNSVGVAIYHKPDTNECYDQRKQNKPPMCKPEDDPNAAWYVPFHSCMHKVPSKEKERGYRWPVEWPERLKTPPYWLNKSQVGIYGKPAPDDFAADLEHWKRLVSKVYMNGLGISWSNVRNAMDMRAVYGGFAAALRDLKMWVLNVVNVNAPDTLPIIYERGLFGIYHDWCESFSTYPRTYDLLHADHLFSQLKKRCKIVAVMAEVDRIVRPGGKLIVRDDSATTKEVENLLKSLHWEIRKTISQNQVGILSAEKTFWRPNASAAPT